One genomic window of Bacteroidota bacterium includes the following:
- a CDS encoding electron transfer flavoprotein subunit alpha/FixB family protein, with product MENFTNDVWVFVEQRDGKPAEVSFELLSKGRKLADSMGGKLKAVVLGNDVQTIAADTFRFGADEAMVVSHPDLGHYTTLPYARVLNDLVGAHTPRIVLFGATIVGRDLAPRIASHTRSGLTADCTDLKIADVTYLGKEHKNLLLQIRPAFGGNIIATIITPDTPTQMATVREGVMELHPLSHPHEVNITHIPYTPDSVDSIVTIIEQHRTENKVNLKGAPIIVAGGYGLGTRENFRLVHELAHTIGGEVAGSRAAVDAGFIPHERQVGQTGVTVRPKLYIAIGISGAIQHRAGMQEAKKIIAINTDADAPIFDVSHYGIVGDATDVIPKFIEAFRSRLK from the coding sequence ATGGAAAACTTCACAAATGATGTCTGGGTGTTTGTTGAGCAACGGGACGGAAAACCCGCTGAAGTGAGCTTCGAGCTTCTCAGCAAAGGCCGGAAATTGGCCGACAGCATGGGAGGAAAACTCAAGGCCGTTGTACTCGGAAACGACGTACAGACCATTGCGGCCGATACATTCCGTTTTGGTGCGGACGAGGCAATGGTTGTCTCCCACCCCGATCTCGGACACTACACAACATTGCCCTATGCACGCGTACTGAATGACCTCGTCGGGGCCCACACACCACGCATTGTCTTGTTCGGCGCCACGATTGTCGGGCGTGACCTTGCACCGCGCATCGCGTCGCATACCCGCAGCGGCCTGACGGCCGATTGCACCGATCTGAAGATTGCGGATGTGACGTATCTCGGCAAGGAACACAAGAACTTGTTGTTGCAGATCAGGCCCGCTTTTGGCGGCAATATCATTGCAACGATTATTACTCCCGATACGCCGACGCAAATGGCGACAGTCCGGGAAGGAGTGATGGAGCTTCATCCTCTCTCTCATCCGCATGAGGTGAACATCACCCACATTCCCTACACTCCGGACAGCGTGGATAGCATTGTGACCATCATCGAACAACACCGTACCGAAAACAAAGTAAATCTGAAAGGGGCCCCGATCATCGTCGCGGGAGGATACGGTCTTGGCACAAGAGAAAATTTCCGTCTCGTTCACGAACTAGCGCATACTATAGGCGGAGAGGTTGCGGGAAGCCGCGCAGCGGTGGATGCAGGGTTTATACCGCATGAACGACAAGTCGGGCAAACGGGAGTGACCGTGCGCCCTAAACTCTATATCGCCATCGGAATTTCCGGAGCTATTCAGCACAGGGCGGGCATGCAGGAGGCCAAAAAGATCATTGCCATCAATACGGATGCGGATGCGCCCATTTTCGATGTGTCGCATTACGGCATCGTTGGTGATGCCACCGACGTCATCCCGAAATTCATCGAAGCATTCAGAAGCAGATTGAAGTGA